The following coding sequences lie in one Salarias fasciatus chromosome 7 unlocalized genomic scaffold, fSalaFa1.1 super_scaffold_4, whole genome shotgun sequence genomic window:
- the gfi1b gene encoding zinc finger protein Gfi-1b — translation MPRSFLVKHKRCTSYNVHRSYEDEPKAPVCADAPPEARSPVSADRPPSEDQRSPADLRLLTKQETPERPLPVHPEPTRPPMTPTQPYYLTEPHLAEFPPYYKPAYAWEPVPSSPPSSASSTFELRQLSFSPTVLQHASSLFGGHIGRSPQPQPQQQQQQPLDCSTHYSPSSNPYHCITCDKVFSTPHGLEVHVRRSHSGMRPFGCSICRKTFGHAVSLEQHMNVHSQEKSFECKMCGKSFKRSSTLSTHLLIHSDTRPYPCQYCGKRFHQKSDMKKHTYIHTGEKPHKCQVCGKAFSQSSNLITHSRKHTGFKPFGCDICSKGFQRKVDLRRHHESQHGMK, via the exons ATGCCGCGGTCATTTCTGGTAAAACACAAAAGGTGCACCTCCTATAATGTTCACCGATCGTACGAAGACGAGCCGAAAGCCCCTGTTTGTGCTG ATGCGCCACCGGAGGCTCGGAGCCCGGTGTCTGCAGACAGGCCTCCATCGGAGGACCAGCGCTCCCCCGCAGACCTGCGCCTGCTCACAAAGCAGGAGACACCCGAGCGTCCCTTACCTGTCCACCCGGAGCCAACCCGGCCTCCGATGACCCCCACGCAGCCCTACTACCTGACCG AGCCTCACCTGGCTGAGTTCCCGCCGTACTACAAGCCCGCGTACGCCTGGGAGCCGGtgccctcctctcccccctcttcagcctcctccaccttcgAGCTCCGGCAGCTGAGCTTCAGCCCCACCGTGCTGCAGCACGCCAGCAGCCTGTTCGGAGGCCACATCGGCCGCAGCccgcagccgcagccgcagcagcagcagcagcagccgctggaCTGCAGCACGCACTACTCCCCGTCCTCCAACCCCTACCACTGCATCACCTGCGACAAG GTGTTCTCGACGCCCCACGGGCTGGAGGTCCACGTCCGGAGGTCGCACAGTGGAATGAGGCCTTTCggctgcagcatctgcaggaagACCTTCGGCCACGCAGTCAGTCTGGAGCAGCACATGAACGTCCACtctcag gAGAAAAGCTTTGAGTGCAAGATGTGCGGTAAATCCTTCAAGCGCTCGTCCACGCTCTCCACGCACCTGCTCATCCACTCGGACACCAGGCCCTACCCCTGCCAGTACTGCGGGAAGAGGTTCCACCAGAAGTCCGACATGAAGAAACACACGTACATCCACACCG GTGAAAAGCCTCACAAGTGCCAGGTTTGCGGCAAAGCGTTCAGCCAGAGCTCCAACCTGATCACCCACAGCAGGAAGCACACCGGCTTCAAGCCGTTTGGGTGTGACATTTGCTCCAAAGGCTTCCAGCGAAAGGTGGATCTGCGCAGGCACCACGAGAGCCAGCACGGCATGAAGTGA